Proteins from a genomic interval of Tenacibaculum sp. SZ-18:
- a CDS encoding SAM-dependent methyltransferase, with product MLGKLYLIPTTLGDTEPLEVMPISVKKVIETLDHFIVENEKTARRYIKRITPSKVQAELHFMKIDKFSHELETRNYLDVCQEGVSVGVLSEAGVPGVADPGATIVKQAHEKGIQVIPLVGPSSILLAMMASGMNGQNFAFNGYLPIDKSDKKKAIKELERLSRDKKQSQIFIETPYRNGKMLDDLRATLQANTRLCVACDITLPSEYIKTLPVSKWKSENPDLHKRPAIFIIQA from the coding sequence ATGTTAGGTAAACTTTATTTAATTCCAACAACTTTAGGAGATACTGAACCTTTAGAGGTTATGCCAATTTCTGTAAAGAAAGTAATAGAGACCTTAGATCATTTTATTGTTGAAAATGAGAAAACGGCGAGAAGATATATTAAAAGAATCACACCTAGTAAAGTGCAAGCAGAGTTACATTTCATGAAAATTGATAAATTTTCACATGAATTAGAAACAAGAAATTATCTTGATGTTTGCCAGGAAGGAGTTTCTGTGGGAGTTTTATCTGAGGCTGGGGTTCCTGGAGTAGCGGATCCAGGAGCAACTATTGTGAAACAAGCTCATGAGAAAGGAATTCAGGTGATTCCTTTAGTAGGTCCTTCTTCAATTTTATTAGCTATGATGGCTTCTGGAATGAACGGACAGAATTTTGCTTTTAACGGTTATTTACCAATTGATAAATCAGACAAGAAAAAAGCAATTAAAGAACTTGAAAGATTGTCTAGAGATAAAAAGCAGTCCCAAATATTTATAGAAACTCCTTATCGTAATGGAAAAATGTTGGATGATTTAAGAGCTACATTACAAGCAAATACAAGATTGTGTGTGGCTTGTGATATTACATTGCCTTCAGAATACATTAAAACATTACCTGTTTCAAAATGGAAATCAGAAAATCCAGACTTACACAAAAGGCCCGCGATTTTCATCATACAGGCCTAA
- a CDS encoding peptidoglycan-binding protein LysM, whose product MIRKLGAFLIFITLFSFTDKKGKTSEKTKPINYNTTVTNTELLILEKNFIGFKEALAFKESQGRYTVVNTLGYLGKYQFGKGTLRRFKIYDTQKFLKNPELQEKAFTALCKVNKWILRRDISRFVGKRIKGISITESGILAAAHLAGAGNVKKFLRSYGNFEFKDSYGTSIESYLKKFAGYDVSHIKADKKATV is encoded by the coding sequence ATTATCAGAAAATTAGGGGCATTTTTAATTTTTATAACACTATTCAGTTTTACAGATAAAAAGGGAAAAACATCTGAAAAAACGAAGCCAATAAACTACAACACTACTGTTACCAATACAGAGCTATTAATCCTTGAAAAGAATTTCATAGGTTTTAAAGAAGCATTAGCTTTCAAAGAATCACAAGGAAGATATACAGTAGTTAATACATTAGGGTATTTAGGGAAGTATCAATTTGGAAAAGGAACATTACGCCGTTTTAAAATTTATGATACACAAAAATTCCTGAAAAACCCTGAACTACAAGAAAAGGCTTTCACTGCTCTTTGTAAGGTGAATAAATGGATTTTAAGAAGGGATATTTCCCGTTTCGTTGGAAAACGTATTAAAGGAATTTCCATTACTGAGTCTGGAATACTTGCAGCGGCGCATTTAGCCGGCGCGGGAAATGTTAAAAAGTTTTTACGTTCTTACGGTAATTTTGAGTTTAAAGACTCCTATGGAACTTCAATTGAATCCTATTTAAAGAAATTTGCAGGATACGATGTATCTCACATCAAGGCTGACAAAAAAGCTACTGTTTAA
- the mltG gene encoding endolytic transglycosylase MltG — protein MKNKIIIILGILLFTSGVVGIYFYNKIFSNAVKKETSIFIKSNSTMNDLKTSLEGVINNYEDFLWVADLKKFNKPKGGMYVVKKGMNMNELVNLFRSGNQTAIKVTFNNQDTLEKFAGRIAQQIEADSISLLNVFREPKFLQENDFTDKSVLGMYIPNQYEIYWNTSPENFRKKMLNQYNKFWNKSRLDKASKLGLSEDQVITLASIVQKETAQVSERPMVAGLYLNRFKNKWPLEADPTVIYALKQINGQDFMVKRVLFRDIENTKNSPYNTYKKVGLPPAPISMPDISSIEAVLNPVEHDYYFMCASVDKIGFHEFAKTLGQHNRNAKKYQRWINNQGIKR, from the coding sequence ATGAAAAATAAAATCATCATTATACTTGGAATCTTACTTTTTACATCTGGAGTAGTAGGAATTTATTTTTACAACAAAATTTTTTCAAATGCAGTAAAAAAAGAAACTTCAATATTTATTAAATCAAACAGTACAATGAATGATTTAAAAACCTCATTAGAAGGAGTTATAAATAATTACGAAGATTTTCTTTGGGTGGCAGATTTGAAAAAATTCAACAAACCTAAAGGAGGAATGTATGTTGTTAAAAAAGGAATGAATATGAATGAATTAGTTAATCTTTTTCGTTCTGGAAATCAAACAGCAATCAAAGTAACATTTAATAACCAAGATACATTAGAAAAATTTGCTGGAAGAATTGCTCAACAAATAGAAGCAGATAGTATTTCTTTATTAAATGTATTTAGAGAACCAAAATTTCTACAAGAAAATGATTTTACGGATAAATCTGTTCTTGGAATGTACATCCCTAATCAATATGAAATTTACTGGAACACCTCTCCTGAGAATTTCAGAAAGAAAATGCTCAATCAATACAACAAGTTTTGGAATAAATCGAGATTAGATAAAGCTAGCAAACTTGGTTTATCAGAAGATCAAGTAATTACTTTAGCTTCAATCGTTCAAAAAGAAACCGCACAAGTTTCAGAACGACCTATGGTTGCAGGCTTATATTTAAATCGTTTTAAAAATAAATGGCCTTTAGAAGCTGATCCAACAGTAATTTATGCGTTAAAACAAATTAACGGACAAGACTTTATGGTAAAACGTGTATTATTTAGAGATATTGAGAACACCAAAAACTCTCCATATAATACTTATAAGAAAGTGGGCTTACCTCCTGCTCCAATATCAATGCCTGATATATCATCAATTGAAGCTGTTTTAAACCCAGTCGAGCACGACTACTATTTTATGTGTGCTAGTGTGGATAAAATTGGTTTTCATGAATTCGCTAAAACCTTAGGGCAACATAACAGAAATGCTAAAAAATATCAGCGATGGATTAATAATCAAGGAATTAAGCGATAA
- a CDS encoding GNAT family N-acetyltransferase — MRTLVGQNISLRAIEPEDLDFLFQIENNELFWEVSHTQTPFSKFLLKQYIENCHLDIYEAKQLRLVIEDSSNKQPIGLIDLFDFNPQHKRAGIGIVIHENYQHNGFASEALKILLNYSFTNLNLHQLFANIAIDNKKSISLFKKHNFKQVGVKKDWLFSKGYFKDEILFQFINEK, encoded by the coding sequence ATGCGAACATTAGTTGGGCAAAACATAAGTTTGAGAGCTATTGAACCTGAGGATTTAGATTTTCTTTTTCAAATTGAAAACAACGAACTCTTTTGGGAGGTTAGTCATACACAAACTCCTTTTTCAAAATTTTTATTGAAACAATATATCGAAAATTGCCATTTGGACATTTACGAGGCGAAACAATTAAGATTAGTTATCGAAGACTCATCTAATAAACAACCAATTGGTTTAATTGATTTATTTGATTTTAATCCACAACACAAAAGAGCTGGAATTGGAATTGTAATTCATGAAAATTATCAGCACAATGGTTTTGCTAGTGAAGCTTTGAAGATCTTACTAAATTATAGTTTTACAAATCTTAATTTACACCAATTATTTGCTAATATTGCTATTGATAATAAAAAAAGCATATCGCTATTTAAAAAACATAACTTTAAACAGGTTGGAGTTAAAAAAGACTGGTTATTTTCAAAAGGATACTTTAAAGACGAAATATTATTTCAATTCATCAATGAAAAATAA
- the dapF gene encoding diaminopimelate epimerase yields the protein MNLEFYKYQGTGNDFVMIDNRTSFFPKEKKELINKLCDRNFGVGGDGLILLENDEHTDFRMVYFNADGNQSTMCGNGGRCIVAFAKQLNIIENQTTFIAIDGLHHATIKNGIVSLQMVDVNDVKNENGFVFTDTGSPHHVEIVEHIGSFDVYEKGKQIRNDIYGSEGSNVNFVEQLNSNSFRIRTYERGVEDETLACGTGATAAAIAMHKTNRTKATDINIQVEGGQLAISFDVENNVYKNVFLKGPAELVFKGQIKI from the coding sequence ATGAATTTAGAGTTTTATAAGTACCAAGGAACTGGTAATGATTTTGTAATGATTGATAATAGAACTTCTTTTTTCCCAAAGGAAAAGAAGGAGCTTATCAACAAATTGTGTGATCGTAATTTTGGAGTAGGTGGGGATGGATTAATCTTACTGGAAAATGACGAGCATACTGACTTTAGAATGGTGTATTTCAATGCAGATGGTAACCAAAGTACCATGTGTGGAAATGGTGGGCGATGTATTGTCGCTTTTGCAAAGCAATTAAACATTATTGAAAACCAAACTACTTTTATTGCAATTGATGGTTTGCATCATGCAACTATTAAGAACGGAATTGTTTCATTACAAATGGTTGATGTGAATGATGTTAAAAATGAGAACGGATTTGTTTTTACTGACACAGGGTCTCCTCATCATGTCGAAATTGTAGAACACATCGGTTCTTTCGATGTTTATGAAAAAGGAAAACAAATTCGTAATGATATTTATGGCTCAGAAGGTAGTAATGTTAATTTTGTTGAACAACTCAATTCTAATTCGTTTAGAATAAGAACATATGAACGTGGAGTTGAAGACGAAACTTTAGCATGCGGAACCGGAGCTACGGCTGCAGCAATTGCAATGCATAAAACCAATAGAACGAAAGCTACCGATATTAACATTCAAGTAGAAGGTGGACAACTTGCTATATCTTTTGATGTAGAAAACAACGTGTATAAAAACGTATTTTTAAAAGGTCCAGCAGAATTAGTTTTTAAAGGACAAATTAAGATTTAA
- a CDS encoding trypsin-like peptidase domain-containing protein, with protein MKRVLGILTIAFLGGVSSLGAYKAFIEKPQVIVERTVEPELQTVNSNYTPAVLNSSSVPTDFTEAAEKTVNTVVHVKNTAIKEVYNPFEEFFGTGNGKRKQERIGTGSGVIISSDGYIVTNNHVIEGATELEVTLNNKKKYKAQLIGSDDKNDIALLKIESEIDLPYITFGNSDNAKIGEWVLAVGNPYNLNSTVTAGIVSAKGRDLQGNSNIDAFIQTDAAVNSGNSGGALVNTRGELIGINTAISSRTGSFIGYSFAVPSNIAKKIIDDLLEFGNVQEALIGFEPDYKKSKEIEGVKVKVVNEDSGAFKAGIKAGDIITKINNVKITKFSDLKGQLTAKRPGESVNITVNRNGEPLIKTVVLSKRDTYLSANFGVVLKDVTNDDKKKYDIKGGAKIVVTDNKAFEYYNVGKGYIIVKINGENIENASEAVNILNKYGVSMNRMYLEILNLDGEIERYKF; from the coding sequence ATGAAAAGAGTTTTAGGAATATTGACTATTGCATTTTTGGGAGGAGTTTCATCACTCGGAGCTTACAAAGCTTTTATTGAAAAACCACAAGTTATTGTTGAGAGAACTGTCGAGCCGGAACTTCAAACAGTGAATTCTAATTATACACCGGCTGTATTAAATTCATCTTCGGTTCCAACAGATTTTACGGAAGCTGCGGAAAAAACAGTGAATACTGTAGTTCATGTAAAAAATACAGCTATTAAAGAAGTTTATAATCCTTTTGAAGAGTTTTTTGGAACAGGAAATGGTAAAAGGAAACAAGAAAGAATTGGAACTGGAAGTGGAGTAATTATATCATCTGATGGTTATATCGTTACTAATAACCACGTAATTGAAGGAGCAACAGAATTAGAAGTTACACTTAATAATAAAAAGAAATACAAAGCTCAGTTAATTGGCTCGGATGATAAAAATGATATTGCATTATTAAAAATTGAATCTGAAATTGATTTACCATATATAACATTCGGTAATTCAGATAACGCCAAAATAGGTGAATGGGTTTTAGCAGTTGGAAATCCTTATAATTTAAATTCGACTGTAACAGCTGGGATCGTGAGTGCCAAAGGAAGAGATTTGCAAGGAAATTCAAATATAGATGCTTTTATTCAAACGGATGCTGCAGTGAATTCTGGAAATAGTGGAGGAGCACTAGTAAATACCAGAGGAGAGTTAATAGGAATCAATACAGCAATTAGTTCAAGAACAGGGTCTTTTATTGGATATTCTTTTGCTGTACCTTCAAATATTGCAAAGAAAATAATAGATGACTTATTAGAATTTGGTAATGTTCAAGAGGCATTGATCGGTTTTGAACCTGATTACAAGAAGTCTAAAGAAATTGAAGGTGTGAAAGTAAAAGTTGTTAATGAGGATAGTGGAGCTTTTAAGGCTGGAATAAAAGCTGGAGATATTATAACTAAAATAAACAATGTTAAAATTACCAAGTTCTCTGATTTAAAAGGCCAATTAACAGCTAAAAGACCTGGGGAGTCAGTAAATATAACTGTCAATAGAAATGGGGAGCCATTGATTAAGACCGTTGTATTAAGTAAAAGAGATACATATTTATCTGCTAATTTTGGTGTAGTGTTAAAGGATGTAACAAATGATGATAAGAAGAAATACGACATTAAAGGTGGAGCTAAAATTGTAGTAACTGATAATAAAGCCTTTGAATATTATAATGTAGGGAAAGGATACATTATAGTTAAAATTAATGGTGAAAATATTGAAAATGCATCAGAAGCTGTGAATATACTAAACAAATATGGAGTTTCGATGAATAGAATGTATTTAGAGATTCTGAATTTAGACGGAGAAATAGAAAGATATAAATTTTAA
- a CDS encoding glyceraldehyde-3-phosphate dehydrogenase: MSTITNYEKEVVNQAQVRRATTEFINIVNDLWYDKSIELVLFRNPLVDKRASEVLNLINYAKEFVTKPITIEDALNIAKAIQSIDLPASKLDIGKLAYEYYLIENTDVDTIDFVKNQLKDATDANAIQPKDVVLYGFGRIGRLLARELSSKMGKGSQLRLRAIVTRGKIDQSVLEKRASLLSIDSVHGDFLGTVQIDADNNSLVINGTTVHMISAVGPEDIDYTEYGINDALIIDNTGAFRDKEALSRHLQAKGASKVLLTAPGKGVPNIVHGVNHLENNPDLIDIFSAASCTTNAITPVLKVLEDNFGIKKGHLETIHAYTNDQNLVDNMHKKYRRGRAAALNMVITETGAGKAVSKALPALEGKLTSNAIRVPVPNGSLAVLNLQLNSETTVEAVNAIMKQYALEGDLVEQIKYSLSNELVSSDILGTTAPSIFDSKATIVDGDTIVIYVWYDNEYGYSHQVMRLAKHIAKVRRYTYY; encoded by the coding sequence ATGTCAACAATAACAAATTACGAAAAAGAAGTGGTAAATCAAGCTCAGGTTCGAAGAGCTACTACTGAATTTATTAATATTGTAAACGATTTATGGTATGATAAATCAATTGAATTAGTGTTGTTTAGAAACCCATTAGTGGATAAAAGAGCTAGTGAAGTTTTAAACTTGATCAATTACGCTAAGGAGTTTGTTACAAAGCCCATTACAATAGAAGATGCTTTAAACATCGCAAAGGCTATTCAATCAATTGACTTACCAGCTTCTAAATTAGATATCGGAAAATTAGCATATGAGTATTATCTAATCGAAAATACTGACGTAGATACTATTGATTTTGTAAAGAATCAGTTAAAAGATGCAACTGATGCAAATGCTATTCAACCAAAAGACGTTGTACTTTACGGTTTTGGTCGCATCGGTCGTTTATTAGCAAGAGAATTAAGTTCTAAAATGGGCAAAGGTTCTCAATTAAGGTTAAGAGCTATTGTTACTCGTGGCAAAATTGATCAGTCGGTATTAGAAAAAAGAGCATCACTTTTAAGTATTGATTCTGTTCATGGAGATTTCTTAGGAACCGTTCAGATTGATGCAGATAACAATTCTCTGGTTATCAATGGAACTACAGTGCATATGATTTCTGCTGTAGGGCCTGAAGATATTGATTATACAGAATATGGAATTAATGATGCTTTAATTATTGATAATACAGGAGCTTTTAGAGATAAGGAAGCTTTAAGTCGTCATTTACAAGCTAAAGGAGCGAGTAAAGTTTTATTAACTGCCCCAGGTAAGGGAGTTCCAAATATTGTTCATGGAGTAAACCATTTAGAAAATAATCCAGATTTAATAGATATTTTCTCTGCTGCATCTTGTACTACAAATGCAATAACACCAGTTTTAAAAGTATTAGAAGATAATTTCGGAATTAAGAAAGGACATTTAGAAACTATTCATGCATATACGAACGATCAAAACTTAGTGGATAATATGCATAAAAAATACCGTAGAGGTAGGGCGGCAGCTTTAAATATGGTAATCACTGAAACAGGAGCTGGGAAAGCAGTTTCTAAGGCATTACCTGCATTAGAAGGAAAATTAACTTCTAATGCAATTAGAGTGCCCGTTCCTAACGGTTCGCTAGCTGTTTTAAATTTACAGTTAAATTCAGAAACTACTGTTGAAGCAGTTAATGCAATAATGAAGCAATATGCTTTAGAGGGAGATTTAGTGGAGCAAATTAAATATTCATTAAGCAATGAATTGGTATCCTCTGACATTCTTGGTACAACAGCTCCTTCTATTTTTGATAGTAAAGCTACGATTGTAGATGGAGATACAATTGTAATTTACGTTTGGTATGATAACGAATACGGTTATTCTCACCAAGTGATGCGTTTGGCTAAGCACATAGCAAAAGTTCGTCGATATACCTATTATTAG
- a CDS encoding DinB family protein → MMKSFVSVIAFLFMFNQVKAQDLPYYEIPESSENYSAGAVASRMIDGLGFRFYWASEGLTEKDLQFKPTSKSRSSRETIDHILGLSQVILNAAENRPNGAKQLELSFAEKRVKILNNLKKASDILKIQTDLAEFKIIFGDKAYPFWNAINGPIADALWHCGQIVSFRRSSGNPFPKGVSVFTGKLRK, encoded by the coding sequence ATGATGAAGTCCTTTGTATCTGTAATTGCATTTTTGTTTATGTTTAATCAGGTTAAAGCCCAAGATTTACCTTATTATGAAATTCCGGAAAGTTCGGAGAATTATTCTGCCGGAGCAGTAGCGAGTAGAATGATTGATGGGTTAGGTTTTAGATTTTATTGGGCTTCTGAAGGTTTAACAGAAAAGGATTTACAGTTTAAACCAACCTCAAAATCTAGATCTTCAAGAGAAACAATTGATCATATATTAGGTTTATCACAAGTGATTTTAAATGCGGCTGAAAATAGACCAAATGGTGCTAAACAATTAGAATTGTCTTTTGCAGAAAAAAGAGTTAAGATTCTTAATAATTTGAAAAAGGCAAGTGATATTTTAAAGATACAAACAGATTTAGCAGAATTTAAAATAATTTTTGGAGACAAAGCATATCCTTTTTGGAATGCAATTAATGGTCCGATTGCCGATGCTTTGTGGCATTGCGGACAGATTGTTTCTTTCAGACGATCATCAGGAAATCCATTTCCAAAAGGAGTTAGTGTGTTTACAGGTAAATTGAGAAAATAA
- the ligA gene encoding NAD-dependent DNA ligase LigA encodes MTVEEKVLALREELNKHNYNYYVLDSATISDYEFDIKLKELQKLEEQHPEFFDENSPTQRVGGQITKNFNTIAHKNRMYSLDNSYSKEDLLDWEKRIQKMLGTTDIEYTCELKYDGASINLTYENGKFVRAVTRGDGVQGDEVTTNIRTIKSIPLVLSEDFVADFEMRGEIILPLEGFNLMNEERVLNGEEPYRNPRNTASGSLKLQDSGEVAKRPLDCLLYQVVTNERKYKTHFESLEAARKFGFKVPHTIELAKSIDEVLDFINRWDEKRHDLPYETDGVVVKVNSLQQQDELGYTSKFPRWAIAYKFKAEQVSTVLNEITYQVGRTGAITPVANLEPVHLAGTIVKRASLHNSDQIEKLDVRVGDTVYVEKGGEIIPKIMGVDLTLRPSDSEPTQYATHCPECGTELVRNEGDAKHYCPNEFGCAPQITGRIQHYISRKAMNIDGLGGETVELLYKEGLVENFADLYELKVGQIIPLERMAEKSAQNMIDGIAKSKKIPFEKVLFALGIRFVGETVAKKLAKHFKSIDNLLNANFDTLIAVDEIGEKIAESVLIFSKDEKSLAIIERLKCYGIQLEISQEQLQNQTNKLEGKTIVVSGVFHQMSRSELKKNIEDNGGKVGSSISKKTSFIVAGDNMGPSKLTKAQNLGIDIVSEDDFINMIK; translated from the coding sequence ATGACAGTGGAAGAAAAGGTATTAGCTTTAAGAGAAGAGCTAAACAAACATAATTATAATTATTACGTATTAGATAGTGCTACAATTTCTGATTATGAGTTTGATATAAAATTGAAAGAACTCCAAAAATTAGAAGAACAGCATCCAGAATTTTTTGATGAGAATTCTCCTACACAAAGAGTGGGAGGTCAAATCACTAAAAACTTTAATACCATTGCGCATAAGAATAGAATGTATTCTTTAGATAACTCTTATTCTAAGGAAGATTTATTAGATTGGGAAAAACGTATTCAAAAAATGTTGGGTACTACAGATATTGAATACACTTGCGAGTTAAAGTATGATGGAGCTTCAATAAATCTGACTTATGAAAACGGAAAATTCGTTCGTGCAGTAACAAGAGGAGATGGTGTTCAAGGTGATGAAGTAACTACAAATATTAGAACTATAAAGTCTATTCCTTTAGTTTTGTCAGAGGATTTTGTTGCTGATTTTGAAATGCGAGGAGAGATAATTCTTCCTCTAGAAGGCTTCAATTTAATGAATGAAGAAAGAGTGTTAAATGGAGAAGAACCATACAGAAATCCAAGAAACACCGCTAGTGGTAGCTTAAAGTTACAGGATAGTGGAGAAGTGGCAAAACGACCGTTAGACTGTTTACTTTATCAGGTGGTTACTAACGAAAGAAAATATAAAACTCATTTTGAAAGTTTAGAAGCTGCTAGAAAATTTGGCTTTAAAGTTCCGCATACGATAGAATTAGCAAAATCGATCGATGAAGTTTTAGATTTTATAAATCGTTGGGATGAAAAACGACATGATTTACCATATGAAACTGACGGTGTGGTTGTTAAGGTGAATTCTTTACAACAACAAGATGAATTAGGATATACTTCAAAATTTCCAAGATGGGCAATTGCCTATAAGTTTAAAGCAGAGCAAGTTTCAACTGTATTAAATGAAATAACCTATCAAGTCGGAAGAACAGGAGCAATTACTCCGGTTGCCAACTTGGAGCCAGTTCATTTAGCAGGAACAATTGTCAAAAGAGCATCTTTGCATAACTCAGATCAAATTGAGAAATTAGATGTTAGAGTTGGTGATACGGTTTATGTGGAAAAAGGAGGAGAAATTATTCCTAAGATTATGGGAGTTGATTTAACATTGAGACCTTCAGATTCTGAGCCGACTCAATATGCAACTCATTGCCCAGAATGTGGAACAGAATTAGTTCGTAATGAAGGAGATGCTAAACATTATTGTCCGAATGAATTTGGTTGTGCACCGCAAATCACAGGAAGAATTCAACATTATATTAGTCGTAAGGCTATGAACATAGATGGTTTAGGTGGTGAAACAGTAGAATTACTTTATAAAGAAGGATTGGTTGAGAATTTTGCTGATTTATACGAGCTGAAAGTGGGACAAATTATTCCATTAGAGAGAATGGCTGAGAAATCAGCACAGAATATGATTGATGGAATTGCTAAATCAAAAAAGATACCTTTTGAAAAGGTTTTATTTGCCTTGGGAATTAGATTCGTAGGAGAAACCGTTGCAAAAAAATTAGCAAAGCACTTTAAATCAATTGATAATTTGCTGAATGCTAACTTTGACACATTAATTGCTGTTGATGAGATTGGAGAGAAAATAGCTGAAAGTGTATTGATCTTTTCAAAAGATGAAAAGAGTTTGGCAATAATTGAACGTTTAAAATGTTATGGAATTCAATTAGAAATATCACAAGAACAGTTACAAAACCAGACTAATAAATTAGAGGGAAAAACTATTGTTGTATCAGGAGTATTTCATCAGATGAGTAGAAGTGAACTTAAAAAAAACATTGAAGATAATGGTGGAAAGGTGGGTAGTTCTATTTCAAAGAAAACTTCGTTTATTGTAGCTGGAGATAATATGGGACCTAGTAAATTAACAAAAGCTCAGAATTTAGGAATTGATATTGTTTCAGAAGACGACTTTATTAATATGATTAAATAA
- a CDS encoding lysoplasmalogenase family protein, which translates to MFTLYSVETKKYTLTYIGFLLLSLIGDVLTSISHGFNLGIIIYGISYLLLANEIRKYLKKETYKMLFSYLILFGFLFSVVYIFVLNDPGNSMLPIIFYGICICLVTSFILINYIENMEHANFLLLIAIGFRIISDSIYAIVLFSKTDVYFDIFSLSTLLISNFMFYRGFLFNEQKVTDFFDGIK; encoded by the coding sequence TTGTTTACATTATACTCGGTTGAAACAAAGAAATATACATTAACTTATATTGGTTTTTTACTGTTGAGTTTAATAGGTGATGTTTTAACGTCTATTTCACATGGTTTTAATCTTGGTATTATAATTTACGGAATTTCCTATCTTTTATTGGCAAATGAAATTCGAAAATACCTAAAAAAAGAAACGTATAAGATGCTCTTTTCTTATCTGATACTTTTTGGATTTTTGTTTTCAGTTGTTTACATATTTGTGCTAAATGATCCGGGAAACTCTATGCTGCCAATTATATTTTACGGTATTTGTATTTGTTTGGTAACATCTTTCATTCTTATTAATTATATTGAAAATATGGAACACGCTAATTTTTTATTGTTAATTGCAATAGGTTTCCGTATCATTTCAGATTCTATTTACGCGATTGTTTTATTCAGTAAAACAGATGTTTATTTTGATATTTTCTCATTGAGTACTTTATTGATATCAAACTTTATGTTTTACCGTGGTTTCCTGTTCAATGAACAAAAAGTTACTGATTTTTTTGATGGAATAAAATAA
- a CDS encoding lysoplasmalogenase, producing MVQVNQHNSKKVLVFSILFFLVSVLELTGVYQKKIVLEFIFKPLLMVSLAAFYLVSVKKPSFLYLSALFFSFWGDLLLLFPEKFFVLGLVSFLITHLIYIKVIKGFLQKLSIITFMKYGIIFLVYFGAIVFFIKDNLNELLIPVIVYGLVISSFGTFALINYLKNKATENLWLFIGAIIFILSDSTIAINKFYLIQADLGMIIMITYIVAQYFICKAIISKSLNSEL from the coding sequence ATGGTACAGGTAAATCAACATAACAGTAAAAAAGTATTAGTTTTTTCAATTTTATTCTTCTTAGTTTCTGTATTGGAACTTACTGGAGTTTATCAGAAAAAAATAGTTTTAGAGTTCATTTTTAAACCATTGTTAATGGTTTCATTGGCGGCTTTCTATTTAGTTTCTGTTAAGAAACCAAGTTTTTTATATCTTTCTGCCTTATTCTTCTCTTTTTGGGGCGATCTATTGTTGCTTTTTCCTGAAAAATTCTTTGTATTAGGGTTAGTTTCTTTTTTAATCACACACCTTATTTACATTAAGGTTATAAAAGGTTTTTTACAAAAGTTATCTATTATCACATTTATGAAGTATGGTATTATCTTTTTGGTTTATTTTGGAGCAATTGTATTTTTTATTAAAGATAATTTGAATGAATTACTTATTCCTGTTATTGTCTATGGTTTAGTGATTTCATCATTCGGAACTTTTGCTTTGATTAACTATTTAAAGAATAAAGCAACCGAAAATCTTTGGTTGTTTATTGGTGCTATAATTTTTATTTTATCTGATAGCACAATTGCTATAAATAAGTTTTATTTGATTCAGGCAGATTTAGGAATGATTATTATGATTACTTATATTGTTGCCCAGTATTTTATTTGTAAAGCCATAATTTCTAAATCCTTGAATTCTGAATTATAA